The genomic DNA AAGTGCAGCTGCGGCGAGGTCACGTTTCCGGAGGCGCCGGACTTCGCGATGGTCTGGCCGCGCTTGACCTTCTCGCCGGGCTTCACGTCGATCTCGCCGTTATGGGCGTAGGCCGAGACGTAGCCGTTGGCGTGGCGCACGAGGACCAGCTTGCCGTAGCCCTTCACGTCGGAGCCGGCATAGGCGACCGTGCCCTCCTCGGCGGCCTTGACCGGAGTACCCTCCGGCACGGCGATGTTGATGCCCTCGTTGCCGGAGGTGCCGTAGCCGGAGATCACCCGGCCCTTGGCGGGCCAGCGGAAGTTCTCCGTCGCCTCGGCCACGGAGCCGGTGGCGGCGGGCTCGGGCTTGGCCGGCGCGGCAGCGACCGGGGCCGCCTTCGGCGCCTCCTTGGCGGCGACCTTCTCGACCTTCTCGGCGGCGGCAGCCTCCTTGGCAGCCTCCTTGGCGGCCTTCTGGGCGGCTTCCTTGGCGGCCTTCGCCTCGGCCAGCTTCTGGGCGGCCTCCGCCTTCGCGGCGGCCTTCGCCTCGGCCTTGGCCTCCTGAGCCTTCGCCTCGGCCTTCGCCTTGGCCTCGGCCTTCGGATCCGCCTTCTTCTCGTCGGCCTTCTTCTCGTCCGCCTTGGCGACCTGTCCCGGGCGCACGTGCTTCGGCTTCTCGCCCTCCTTCAGGGCGACGTCCTTGCGGGTCTTGGCGTCGGCGACCTTGCGGGCGGCGGCGTCGCGGGCGAGCGCCTCCTTGCGCTCCGCCTCCTTCTCGGCGGCGGCGGCCTTCTGCGCGGCCTCCTTGGCGGCCTTCGCCTCGGCCAGCTTCTGGGCGGCCTCCTTGGCGGCTTCCTTGGCCTCCTCTCGCTTGGTCGCGATCTTGTTCTCGACCTGCTTGGCGTCCTCGCGCTTCTCCTCGGCGGCCCGGGCCGGCCGGGCGGTCATCGGGGACGCGGCGGGGTTCAGCCCGGAGGCGTTGTAGACCGGGATCACGATCTGGCGGCCGGGCGTGATCTGGTTCGCGTTGCTCAGGCCGTTGGCGGCCAGGATCGCCGAAGCGGGCACGCCGAAGCGGGTCGACATCTGGTTCAGGCTGTCGTTGCGCGACACGGTGATCTGCGTGCCACCCTCGGCGCTCCAGCCGACCTTGCCGGTCGAGGCGACGCGGGTCGCGGGGGCGGCGGCGTTGGTCTGAACCGGCGTCGCGGCGGCGGACGGCCGCGCGGCGGCGGGGGCGCCGAGCGCCTCCGACTGGATGCGGCCCGTCCGGACCGGCGGGACGGACTTGAGGCTCCCGTCCGGCAGGCTGCCGGTCGCGGAGGGTTCCGAGTCGAACGGGTTCGAGAACGGGTTCGTCAGACGCGACGCGTCCGACGAACAGGCGGCAGCCGCACCGCCGATGATGCCGATGAGCGCGACGCGCGACAGCGTCCGCAACATCTGACCCGTACCGCGCACCCGCATCGACGCACCCGTTTGCCTGACGCAACCTGATGCGCCAATGAAGACGGATTCAGGTTAAGCAACCGTTCCCGTTCCGGCGGTCTGCGACCCTGGAGCGAAGGTAGGTGCAAGGTTTTCGCGCGGCCCAGAGGATGATTCCCGCTCGCGGGATCGTCCCTTTTCGTAACCGGCCGGCACCCCACATCGCATCCATGTTTACCATCCGCGGCGCGCGCGACACCCTGGCCGACCTGCCGGCGCTCGAGACGGCGCGCCTCGCGATCGCCGCCCTCCGGCCTGCCGACGCGCCGGCCGTCCGCGCGCTCACCGACGATCCGGCCATCACCGCGGCGGTGGATTTCCTGCCGACGCCGTTCACCCTGCAAGATGCCGAGGACCTGATTCGCAGCTGCGCCCGGGGCCGGGACTGCTTCCTCGGCGCCTGGACGCGGGACGGCGCGCCCGATCCGCCCGGGCGCGCGCTCGTCGGCGTCTTCGGCACGCATCTGCGCGGCGCCGGCACGATCGAGATCGGGTACTGGGTCGGCGGCGCCGCCCGCGGGCGCGGCTACGCCTACGAGGCCGTCTCGGCGATCCTCGATCTCCTCGGGGGGCGCTTCCCGGCGCGCGTCGTCGTGGCGGAGTGCCGCCCCGCCAACGTCGCCTCCTGGGGCCTGCTGGAGAAGCTCGGCTTCCGCGACACCGGCGAGGAAGGCCACCGGCCGGGCCGGCGCCTGCTCAGGCGAGCCTAACTCGGGGAAGGCGTGCCGGGCCGGGACCGGTGTCGCGCGGCCACGAAAAAGCCCCCGGCCTGAGGCCGGGGGCTCGCTGACAGGCGTCCTGAGCCGGACCGGGCGGTCCGATCAGAAGGTGATGCCGGTCTCGACCATGTAGCGGTCCTGCGAGGTGCGGTTGCCGGTGCGGCCGAAGCCGGTGCCGAGCGTGCCTTCCGCGAGGTTGCCGCGGGTGATCCCGCCGAGCTCGACGTGGGCGTACTCCACCCGGAAGAAGTAGCGGTCGAAGGTGAAGGTCGGCGTGACGGTCACCGAGAAGGCGTTGCTGCCGGCGCCGAAGCCCAGCAGGTTGGTGCCGCCCGACCCGCGGACGCCCGTCTGCTCGGTGTACTCGACGCGGCCGGCCAGGGCGAAGTTGTCGGTGAAGGAGTAGGCCGCCAGCAGCGCCCCGCCGTAGGTCGAGGCCGAGTTGGCGATGCCGACGCGCAGGTCACGCTCGACGTTGGTGAACTGGAAGTACGGCGAGATGATCCACGGGCCGTTCGCGTAAGTGTAGTTGATGTTGAAGATGCCGCTGTTCTGCTGGAGGTTCGGCGTCGCGAACTGGTAGCGCGGGCTGCGGTCCAGGGCGTTGGTCCGGCCGAGGTTCAGGCCGCCGTTGACGCCGATCGTGTTGTAGTCGTCGAGCTTGTAGGCGACGTTGCCGGTGAACCACGAGATCTCGTTGGAGAAGAACCCGTCCGTGCCGGCGACCGACACCGAGAGCGGCCCGCTGCTGTAGTTGACCTGCACGCCCTGGTTGATGAAGTTCTCCTGCACGAACAGGAGGCCGCGGTTGATGTTCAGGTTCTGGTAGGTGAACAGCAGCTCGGTGCCGATCATGGTGAACATCCGGCCGCCCTGGACCGACCATTCATCGTTGATCTGGATCTTGCCGTAGGCGACCGGGACCGGGCCGAACAGGAGGTCGGTCTGGGTGAAGGTGCTGAGGGTGGGGAAGCCGAGCTGCGGGATCGAGTAGCCGCCGGCCTGGATGTAGAACTGGAACGCGCCCTCGGGCTTCTGGATGATGCCCTGCACGTTCGAGAAGTCGAACCGGGCCGCGCGGTCGCGGTCGTTGGGCGCCGCCGGGGTCGAGAACGACGCGAACGGGTTCGACTGAGTGTAGCCGTAGCCGGTGATGGCGCCGCCCACGTAGAGGTCGCCGAGCGGTCCGGCCGAGAAGCAGCTCGGATTCGGGTTGGCCTTGATCACGCCGCCGTAGGCCGGGCCGAGGAGCGTGGCCTTGCAGGGCTCGGCGGGGGGCGCGACCGGAACCGGCGCCGGAGCCGACAGGTCGGCCGCGAGGATGCTGGTCGAGGACAGCAGCACGGTGGCCAGTCCGGCCAGGGTGGATCGCTTCAGCATGGTGTCGCAGCTCGTTCGGGTTCGTCGACGGCCAAGCTGACATCGCGGTGCGATTGACACAAAATCAAACATAGAGCAGTTGCATAATTTTTGGGCAGTTCCGTATCGCTGATCACGTTCGTTGCGGAAATGTGACTTTGCCGCCACAATTGTATCGGAACCCCGGCCCTTTCCTTCCGCGCAGGCCCGGAGGTCTTCCGCGCGGCGCCCCAATTCTACCGAGTCAGGCGGCCGGGCCGATCGGATCGCAGCGAAATCCTCCGAAGTCCTGCCGGGCCAGACGTTCTGCGAGCGCCGGCAGGAACAGCATCGCCTCATCGGCGAGGCGCCAAGGCGGGTTGACGACGATCAGGCCGCTGCCGGTCAGCCGCGTCGGGTCGTCCGGCCGGTCGATCAGCAGGTCGAGCCGCAGGGCGGGGCGGGGCAGGGCGGCCCCGAGGTCGCGGACCATCCGGTCGAGGGCCGCGGCGTCCTTGATCGGGTACCAGGCCAGGAACAGGCCGGTCGGCCACTTCGCCACCGCGCGGGCGAGATGGGCGCCGAGGCGCTCGATCTCGCCGGGCACCTCGTAGGGCGGGTCGATCAGCACGAGGCCGCGCCGCTCCGGCGGCGGGATCTGCGCGTTGATCGCGGTCCAGCCGTCGAGGTTCATCACCTTGGTGCGGGGATCGCGGGCGTAGCGGTCCTGCAGGGTCGCGGCGTCCGCCGGGTGCAGCTCGACGAACACGCCCTTGTCGCCAGGGCGGAGCGCCTCGCGGATCACGGCCGGCGAGCCCGGATAGGCGGTGGTGCCGTGTCGAGCGCGCACCGCCGCCACCGCGGCCCGGTAGGGCTCCAGCAGCGCTTCCACCTCCGGCGCGAAGGGCGCCCCCATCCGGCCCCAGCCGTCCCGCCACTCTCCGGTCCGGGCCGCCTCGTCGGCCTCGAGATCGTAGACGCCGAGGCCCGCGAAGGCGTCCAGCGCCCGGAACGGCTTGTCCTTGCGGCGCAGGTGGTCGAGCACCCGCGCCAGGACGAGGTGCTTGAGGACGTCGGCGTGGTTGCCGGCGTGGAAGGCGTGCCGATAGTTCATGGCAGCGCGCTGAAGCCGATCCCGGGCGCCGGGTCCAGGGGCCGGCGTGCGAAAGGCGGAAAAAACTCAGCGCGCGGCGTCGAGGCTCACCTCGGGCGCCCGGCAATTGCCGCGGGCGACCTCGGGACAGGGGGTGAAGCCGCGCAGGTCCTTGCCGAAGCAGATCCGGACCTCCTGCAGCTGCCCGCGGGTGCAGGTGACCGCCATCATGTCGGGGCGCAGGCCGCGATTGGCCGCCACGAACTGCCGGGCGATCTCGATCGGCGCGAGGGTCTGCGGCGGGGCGCCGCCCTTGAGCCCGTCGGGGATCGTCACCGCGAGCCGCGCCGTGCGGGCGGCCGCGAAATAGGCGGCGGGATCGAGACCCGAGCAGGTGCCGTGCTTGCGCCACTCGTACCGCGCGAGGCCCTCGCTCGGGTAGACCTGTCCGGCGACCTCCATGGCCTGCCGGGTCGGGGCGCGGTTCACCGCCGAGCAGTTCTGCGGATACCCGCTCGCGTATTGCGGCCACAGGCCGTGGACGACGAAGCCCAGGCCGCGTCCGGGGGCGCACTGGACGTCGTCCCGGCGGGCGCCCGGCCCCGCGCAGTAGGTCGGCGACCACGACAGGGCGAGGACGTAGAAGTCGAAGTCGCCGGGCGCGCCGCGCCGGGCGAAGCCGCCGTAATCCTGGGCGGCGGCCGGGGCGGCGGCCGACCCGGCGAGGAGCAGGCCCGCGAGGCCGGCGGCGCGCCCGCGCATGGTCAGGGACGCGCCATCCGGCAGGCGGTGGCGTAGGCGTAGGAGAGGTCCCGGTCGAGGCCGTGGATGCAGAACTCGACGCCCCAGGTCGCGCCGATGATGCCGAGGCTCTCGCGCACCGAGTAGTCGACCTTGCGGCGGACCCCGTCGGAGGTGGTCACGGTCGCGGTGCAGAACCGGCGCGGATAGGTGTCGAGGCCCCAGGGCCGCCACGCGGTGCGCTCGATCGTGTCGAAGGACAGGATCGTCATCGACGAGTTCCAGAACTTCGCCTCCTTCTCGGCGAAGTTGGTCGAGACCCGCTCCAGCACCGACGGGTCCTGGCAGCCCGGGATCTGCGCGTCGAACGGGAAGATCCGCTCCTCGGCGGGCTCGATGTCCTCCCGGGCCGACCGGGCGAGCGCCGGCTGGGCCAGGGCGAGAAGGGCCAGCCCGAGGGCGAAGCCGTGAAGAACCGGGCGCATGGCGCGTGCCTCGACGGATGTGCGATCCTGCATCCGCGAACGATGGCTTCGCCGCGCCGCCAGTCAAGCTCCGGCAGTCCCGCGCCGGCGCTTTGCCGGCCTGTGCGGCGCGGCCGCTACAGTCACCGGTCGGGGCGCGGCGCGGGATCGGCGCCCGGCCGGATCCGGCGCCCGGCGCGAGCCCCGCGGGTCGCGCCCGCCTCTCAGTAGATCGGCTCCGCGCTCGGCGGCGCGCCGAGCTGCAGCGGCTCGTCGTACTCCTGCGCGGGCTCGTCGTGGGCGGCGGCGACCCGCGGTGCCGGCCGCACGGGCGCCGTCGCGGTGTAGGCCGAGGCCGCGGCCGGACGGTCGAGGGGCCGGGCGGGCGCACGGGCGACCTGGGTCGCGCTCCCGGCCTTCGACATCGGCGACACGCCGTAGGGATCGTCCTCCTCGACGTCCACCGGCGCCTGAGGGCCGGCGGGCTGGCGCTGCGGCGGGATCGGGCGGCTCAGCGGCCGCTCGGCCCCGGTGCCGAGCTGCGGCGTGAACTTGATCAGCGGCTTGCAGATCCGGCGCAGACCGCGCGGGTCGTGCCGTGCGAGATCGACGTGGATGTGATCGTAGTGGAACACGTTCGAGCCGGGCGCCAGCACGGTGGTGAAGCGCTGGCAGGCGCCCAGGAAGATCTCGCGCAGGAAGCCCTGCTCGGCCTCCGTGCCGCGCCAGCCGCCCTTGACGGTGATCACGTGGCCGTCGGCGAGCTTGATCGACATGACGTCGATCGCGTTCCCGAAACCGTGCTCGGAGAGCTTGGCGCCGGGCTGGTTGTTGCGGCCGCGGCAGGAATAGGAGCCGGCGTTGATCTCGGCCACCGGCACGCCGAAGTAGAGGTTGGCGGCCGGCTGGATCGTGTCGGCGAGCCACGCCTCGGCCTCGGCCAGCGCCGGGCAGCCCAGCGTCATCCGCTGCTTCAGCAGGACGGAGCCGCTGCCGAGCCGCGTCACCCGGAAGGGCTGCTGCATGCCGCAGGGCCCCGGGCCATCCATCGCCGCGATGGGCGTGATGTACTCCGAGGGCTCGACGAGCTTCTTGGCCAGGCAGACCTGCTCCGCCTGATCGCGCCACGGTTCACGTCGCTCGAAATGATTGATCGAGCACGCGGTGAGGCCCGCACCGAACAGCGCAAGGGCCGAGAACAGGGATACGCCACGCCACATGACCCGGACGATGCGCACGGTCGCGTAAAGCGTTCGTCAACGGCGTTTCGGGAATGCCGTCGGCTGTGGCGTCTCGGTTGACAGCGCCGCGGACCGCGGACTGAATGCATTATGCTCTCGCTTCTCGACCTCCGCGCCCGCATCGAAGCCGGCACCCTGACGCCCGCGGGCGCGATCGACCTGTGCCGCGCCGCGATCGCCGCGCGGGAGCCGGACCTGCGCGCGCTGGTCACCCTCGACGCGGCGCCGGCGATCCCCGAGACCGGGCCGCTCGCCGGCATCGCGGTCGGCGTGAAGGACATCATCGACAGCGCGGGCCTGCCGACCCAGATGGGCTCGCCGATCTACGCGGGCTGGAAGCCCCGGGGCGACGCCGCGGTCGTGAGCCGGCTGAAGCAGCTCGGTGCCGTCGCCCTCGCCAAGACCACCACCACGGCCTTCGCCAGCAGCGATCCGACCGAGACGGTCAACCCGCACGATCCCGGCCACACGCCGGGGGGCTCCTCGGCGGGCTCGGCCGCCGCCGTCGGCGCCGGGATGCTGCCGCTGGCCCTGGGCACGCAGACGGCAGGCTCGGTGATCCGGCCAGCGAGCTTCTGCGGCTGCGCGGCGGTGAAGCCGTCGTTCCGGCTGATCCCCACGGTCGGCGTGAAGACCTACTCGTGGGCCCTCGACACGGTCGGGCTGTTCGCCGCCGGGGTCGCGGACGTCGCCCACGCCCTCGCGCTCGTCACCGGGCGGCCGGAGATCGAGCGGGCGGAGGGGGGCTCGGCGCCGCGCATCGCCGTGGTGCGGCAGGATTTCGCCGGCACCCCCGAGCCGGAGGCCGAGGCGGCGCTCACCCGCGCCCGGCAGGCGGCCGAGCGGTCCGGGGCGCGGGTGAGCGACCTCGCCCTGCCGACCGAGCTGGCGCAGGCCTGGGAACGCCACCGCCTCATCCAGAACTACGAGGGTCGGCTGGCGCTGGCCTGGGAGTACGACACGCAGGTCGACGCGCTGCCGCCGCGCACCCGCGCCCATCTCGATGACGGGGCGACGATCAGCCCGGCCCAGTACGATGACGGGCGCCGCCACGGCCATCACGCCCGCCGGGTGCTGAAGGGCCTCTTCGCCGATTACGACGCGATCCTGACCTTCTCGGCGCCGGGCCCGGCGCCCGCGACCCTGGCCTCGACGGGCGACCCGCGCTTCAACCAGCTGTGGACGCTGATGGGCGTGCCCTGCGTGAACGTGCCGGTGCCCGGCCACCGCCTGCCGGTGGGCGTCCAGGTGATCGGCCGCTTCGGCGACGACGGCCGGGCCCTGGCGGTCGCCCGGATGATCGAGGCCGCGCTGCGCGGCTGACCGGCCGCCCGCGCCCGTCGACGGCGCGGGCGCCCGGGGCGCTCAGCTGCTCGGCTGCTCGTGGAGCGTGTCCTCCACGTAGAGCTGCTCCAGCAGGACCTTGATCACCGCCATCAGCGGCAGGGCGAGGGCGATGCCCCAGAGCCCGAAGATCACGCCCAGGATCAGCTGGCCGGCGAAGATCGTGGCCGGCGGGATGTCGAGCGCCCGCTTCTGGATGAACGGCGTCAGGCCGTAGCTCTCCAGGCACTGGACCGCGAGATAGACGCCGATCGCGCCGATCACCGCCTTCGTGCCCGAGGCCAGGGCGGCCAGGACGATGACGAGGCCCGCCACCAGCGGCCCGACCGTGGGCACGAAGGCGAGCAGGCCAGCCTGCAGGCCGAGGATCAGCGCGCCGCCGATACCCAGGAAGGCGAGGCCGGCCCAGGTGCACAGGAAGATCACCGCCATGATAATCAGCTGGCCGAACAGCCAGTGGCGGAGGGTCTCGCCGGCCCCGTCGAGGACCTGGCTGGCCCGCCAGCGCTTCGCCGGCGGCACGAACCGGACGACCCCGTCCCGGTAGGCCTTCGGGTCGGCCGCGAAGGCGAGCCCCAGGAAGGCGATCACCAGCACGTTGCCGAGGGCGTCGAACAGGCCCAGGATCACCGCCGCGGCCGGCCCCAGGACGCTGCCGGCATCCGACACCATCGAGCTGCCGCCCTTCAGCAGGCCGTTGGCGAGGCCGCCGAGCCCCCCCTCTCTCTGGCCCGCATCCGTCGAGCCGTCCTTGCCACCGCCCTGCGGCGCGAGGCTCGGCACGTCGATGCCCCGCTCCGACAGCCAGCCCGTGACGGTTCCGGCCTGATCCTTGATCGTCGTCCCGAGGTCGCGGCCCTGCTGGACGATGGTGGCGCCGCCGTAGCTCCCGAAGCCGATCACCGCGGCGGCGACCGCGAGGCTGGCGATGGACAGCCGCAATCCTCGCCGGAGGGGCAGGACGCGGCCGAGCCCGCGGGTCAGGCCGTCGAGGAACACGCCGAGGAGCACCCCGGCGAAGATCAAGAGGAGCGTGCCGGCCGACATCCAGGCCAGGGCCAGCGCCACCACGAAGCACACCACGGCGATCCCCGAGGCCGCCAGCGGTGCGGCCCCGCGCCAGGGCCCGACGGGGCCGTCCAGTTCCTGAAGGCTGCTGTCCGACATCGTCGCTCCTAAACCGCGGGCTCACGAACGCCGTGGGCTCTCAGGGGTCAAGTCCGGCGGCCGGCTTCTGTGCAATCCGGGGTGGGGATGCGCGTCCGCGCGTCGTCCGCGCGTCGTCCGCGCAAGTCGCCGGACCGCAGGCTCCGGCCGCCGGGAGCCGCACCGTCGGCACGGACGGCGACCGACAGGGTCCGCCCCTCGGCCCGGGCCGGCCCATCGACACCGGCCATCGGCCCGGCGGCGTGGTCCGTCCCGGACTCGCGCGTCGGTGCCGCGGGCGCGGCCCCGATCATCGCGCCGATCGTCGAGCGCCCTGGGGCAGCCTGAGCGCGACCCCGGGCACGGCCATCAGGCCCAGCGGCCGGCCGCGGCCTCGTCGTGGGCCGCCGCCTCGACCCAGCCGCCGGTCGTGCCGTCGGCGAGGTGCTCCCGCTTCCAGAACGGGGCGCGGGTCTTGAGGTAGTCCATCAGGAAGTCCGCGGCCTCGAACGCCGCGACCCGGTGGCTGGCGGCGGTGACCACCAGCACGATGCCGTCGCCCGGACGGACCAGGCCGTGCCGGTGGATCACCCGCAGGGCCTGGAGCGGCCAGCGCGCCATCGCCTCGTCGGCGACGCGCCGGATCTCGGCCTCGGCCATGCCGGGGTAGTGCTCCAGCTCGAGGGCGGTCAGCCGCCCGCCCTCGTCGCGGCACAGGCCGGTGAAGGTCACGACGGCGCCGGCCCGGCCGCCCAGCGCGGCGCTCAGGCCGGCGATCTCGGCCGCGGTGTCGAAGGGCTCGGCCTGGATGCCGACGCTCGGGACGGGGGCGCTCATGGCCCGATCCATAGGAGGCCCCGGCTTCGCGGACCAGCCCCGTCCCTGTCACACCCGGTCCCGCCGCTATATGACACGGTCCGTCGCGCCCTGCCGGCCCGGCGCGCGGCCCGCCATCGTCCGGATGTCCCCGCGCGCTCCGGACGGCGCTGGAGAAGGATACCCGCGTGACCCCCGACCTGATCCTGCCCTACGACGGCGAGCAGCCGGACTTCGCCAGTCGCCCCGTCTGGTGCGGCCGCGGCAGCACGGTGATCGGCGCCGCCCGGATCGGCGCGCAGGCCTGGATCGGCGACGAGGCGGTGATTCGCGCGGACGGCCAGACCGTCACCCTCGGCGACCGCTTCTGGCTCGGCCACCGCTCGACGGTGCACATCGCCACCGCGACGCACGGCACCCGGTGCGGCGACCGGGTCACGGTCGGGCGCAACAGCGTGGTCCACGCCTGCACGCTCGGCTCCGACGTCGTCGTCGAGGACGACGTGGTGATCCTCGACGGCGCCGAGGTCGGCGACGGCGCGGTCCTCGAGGCCGGCGCGACGGTCTTCCCCCGGGCGACGCTGCCCGGCGGCTTCGCCTACGCGGGCAGCCCGGCCCGCCCCAGCCGCGCGATCGGATCCGACGAGGTCGCCGAGCGGGCCGAGCGGTTGCGCGAGCGGATGGGCGACGGGCCCGCGCTCCCGGCCGGGGAGGCGCTGGAGGTCGAGGACAGCGTCTTCGTGGCGCGCACCGCCCGCCTGCGCGGACGGGTGAGCCTCGGCGCCGGCGCGAGCGTGCTGTTCTGCTGCGACCTCAACGCGGAAGTCGGACCGATCGTGGTCGGCGCGGACACCAACATCCAGGACAACACGGTCATCCGCACCCGGGCGGACGGGGTGGTGATCGGTCGGGACACGACCATCGCCCACAATGTCCGGATCGCCGATTGCCGGATCGGGGCGCGGGCGCTGATCGGCATCGGCGCGACGATCGCGGCCGGCACCCTCATCGCCGACGACGTCATGCTGGCGGCCGGGGCCACCACCGATCCCGGGCAGATCCTGGAGGCCGGCTACCTCTGGGGCGGCCGCCCCGCCCGCATCCTGGGGCCCCTCGACGCCGAGAAGCGGGCGATGATGATCCGCATCGTCGAGGGCTACTGCCGGCACGGCCGGGAATACCGGGCCGCGCAGGAGGCGCTGGCCTGACGGCCCGCCGTCAGTGCTGCAGGATCTTCGACAGGAAGGTCTGCGCGCGCTCGGAGCGGGGGCTGCCGAAGAACTCGTCCTTCCGGGCGTCCTCGACGATCTCGCCGCGATCCATGAAGATCACCCGGTCGGCGACCTTGCGGGCGAAGCCCATCTCGTGGGTCACGACCATCATGGTCATGCCCTCCTTGGCGAGCTCCACCATCACGTCGAGCACCTCGCCGACCATCTCGGGGTCCAGCGCCGAGGTCGGCTCGTCGAACAGCATCACCACCGGGTTCATGGCGAGGGCCCGGGCGATGGCGACGCGCTGCTGCTGCCCGCCCGAGAGCTGCCCCGGGAACTTGTTCGCGTGGGCGCCCAGGCCGACGCGGGCGAGCAGGTCGAGGCCGCGCTTCTTCGCGTCCTCGGCGCCGCGGCCGAGCACCTTGCGCTGGGCGATGGTGAGGTTCTCGGTGATCGACAGGTGCGGGAACAGCTCGAAGTGCTGGAACACCATGCCGACCCGCGAGCGGAGCTTCGGCAGGTTGGTGGCCTTGTCGGCGACCTTCGTGCCGGCCACCGTGATCTGGCCCTTCTGGAAGGGCTCCAGGGCGTTGACGCACTTGATCAGGGTCGACTTGCCCGAGCCCGAGGGACCGCAGACGACCACGACCTCGCCCTTGGCGACCTGGGTGCTGCAGTTCGTCAGCACCTGGAAGTCGCCGTACCATTTGCTGATGTTGTCGATGGCGATCATCGTCTCGCCGGGGGCCACCGCCTGGGCGCCGGAGATCAGGCTGCCCGGCTGCAGGCCCGCATCCTTCGGCGCGTGGCTGGCATCGGCGACGGGTTCGGCGGCGGTGGGGGCCGGCATCGGGGACGAGGTCATGACACGGTCTCCAGTGTCGGTCAGCGGATGATGGCCACGCGGCGCTGCAGGCGGCGCACGAGGTACGAGGCCGAGAAGCAGATCGCAAAATAGACCACGGCGGCGAAGACATACATCTCGACGAGACGGCCGTCGCGCTGGGCGACCTTCGAGGCGGCGCCCATGAAGTCGGTGAGCGAGAGCACGTAGACCAGCGACGTGTCCTGGAACAGGATGATGGTCTGGGTCAGCAGCAGCGGCAGCATGTTGCGGAAGGCCTGGGGCAGGATCACGTTGCCCATGGTCTGCCAGTAGTTCATCCCGAGGGCCTGGGCGGCGGCCGTCTGACCCTTCGGGATCGACTGGATGC from Methylobacterium oryzae includes the following:
- a CDS encoding peptidoglycan DD-metalloendopeptidase family protein; translated protein: MRVRGTGQMLRTLSRVALIGIIGGAAAACSSDASRLTNPFSNPFDSEPSATGSLPDGSLKSVPPVRTGRIQSEALGAPAAARPSAAATPVQTNAAAPATRVASTGKVGWSAEGGTQITVSRNDSLNQMSTRFGVPASAILAANGLSNANQITPGRQIVIPVYNASGLNPAASPMTARPARAAEEKREDAKQVENKIATKREEAKEAAKEAAQKLAEAKAAKEAAQKAAAAEKEAERKEALARDAAARKVADAKTRKDVALKEGEKPKHVRPGQVAKADEKKADEKKADPKAEAKAKAEAKAQEAKAEAKAAAKAEAAQKLAEAKAAKEAAQKAAKEAAKEAAAAEKVEKVAAKEAPKAAPVAAAPAKPEPAATGSVAEATENFRWPAKGRVISGYGTSGNEGINIAVPEGTPVKAAEEGTVAYAGSDVKGYGKLVLVRHANGYVSAYAHNGEIDVKPGEKVKRGQTIAKSGASGNVTSPQLHFEIRKGGAPVDPMSQLASN
- a CDS encoding GNAT family N-acetyltransferase, coding for MFTIRGARDTLADLPALETARLAIAALRPADAPAVRALTDDPAITAAVDFLPTPFTLQDAEDLIRSCARGRDCFLGAWTRDGAPDPPGRALVGVFGTHLRGAGTIEIGYWVGGAARGRGYAYEAVSAILDLLGGRFPARVVVAECRPANVASWGLLEKLGFRDTGEEGHRPGRRLLRRA
- a CDS encoding porin, whose protein sequence is MLKRSTLAGLATVLLSSTSILAADLSAPAPVPVAPPAEPCKATLLGPAYGGVIKANPNPSCFSAGPLGDLYVGGAITGYGYTQSNPFASFSTPAAPNDRDRAARFDFSNVQGIIQKPEGAFQFYIQAGGYSIPQLGFPTLSTFTQTDLLFGPVPVAYGKIQINDEWSVQGGRMFTMIGTELLFTYQNLNINRGLLFVQENFINQGVQVNYSSGPLSVSVAGTDGFFSNEISWFTGNVAYKLDDYNTIGVNGGLNLGRTNALDRSPRYQFATPNLQQNSGIFNINYTYANGPWIISPYFQFTNVERDLRVGIANSASTYGGALLAAYSFTDNFALAGRVEYTEQTGVRGSGGTNLLGFGAGSNAFSVTVTPTFTFDRYFFRVEYAHVELGGITRGNLAEGTLGTGFGRTGNRTSQDRYMVETGITF
- a CDS encoding 23S rRNA (adenine(2030)-N(6))-methyltransferase RlmJ; amino-acid sequence: MNYRHAFHAGNHADVLKHLVLARVLDHLRRKDKPFRALDAFAGLGVYDLEADEAARTGEWRDGWGRMGAPFAPEVEALLEPYRAAVAAVRARHGTTAYPGSPAVIREALRPGDKGVFVELHPADAATLQDRYARDPRTKVMNLDGWTAINAQIPPPERRGLVLIDPPYEVPGEIERLGAHLARAVAKWPTGLFLAWYPIKDAAALDRMVRDLGAALPRPALRLDLLIDRPDDPTRLTGSGLIVVNPPWRLADEAMLFLPALAERLARQDFGGFRCDPIGPAA
- a CDS encoding ribonuclease T2 family protein — its product is MRGRAAGLAGLLLAGSAAAPAAAQDYGGFARRGAPGDFDFYVLALSWSPTYCAGPGARRDDVQCAPGRGLGFVVHGLWPQYASGYPQNCSAVNRAPTRQAMEVAGQVYPSEGLARYEWRKHGTCSGLDPAAYFAAARTARLAVTIPDGLKGGAPPQTLAPIEIARQFVAANRGLRPDMMAVTCTRGQLQEVRICFGKDLRGFTPCPEVARGNCRAPEVSLDAAR
- a CDS encoding extensin family protein translates to MWRGVSLFSALALFGAGLTACSINHFERREPWRDQAEQVCLAKKLVEPSEYITPIAAMDGPGPCGMQQPFRVTRLGSGSVLLKQRMTLGCPALAEAEAWLADTIQPAANLYFGVPVAEINAGSYSCRGRNNQPGAKLSEHGFGNAIDVMSIKLADGHVITVKGGWRGTEAEQGFLREIFLGACQRFTTVLAPGSNVFHYDHIHVDLARHDPRGLRRICKPLIKFTPQLGTGAERPLSRPIPPQRQPAGPQAPVDVEEDDPYGVSPMSKAGSATQVARAPARPLDRPAAASAYTATAPVRPAPRVAAAHDEPAQEYDEPLQLGAPPSAEPIY
- a CDS encoding amidase; the protein is MLSLLDLRARIEAGTLTPAGAIDLCRAAIAAREPDLRALVTLDAAPAIPETGPLAGIAVGVKDIIDSAGLPTQMGSPIYAGWKPRGDAAVVSRLKQLGAVALAKTTTTAFASSDPTETVNPHDPGHTPGGSSAGSAAAVGAGMLPLALGTQTAGSVIRPASFCGCAAVKPSFRLIPTVGVKTYSWALDTVGLFAAGVADVAHALALVTGRPEIERAEGGSAPRIAVVRQDFAGTPEPEAEAALTRARQAAERSGARVSDLALPTELAQAWERHRLIQNYEGRLALAWEYDTQVDALPPRTRAHLDDGATISPAQYDDGRRHGHHARRVLKGLFADYDAILTFSAPGPAPATLASTGDPRFNQLWTLMGVPCVNVPVPGHRLPVGVQVIGRFGDDGRALAVARMIEAALRG
- a CDS encoding AI-2E family transporter, giving the protein MSDSSLQELDGPVGPWRGAAPLAASGIAVVCFVVALALAWMSAGTLLLIFAGVLLGVFLDGLTRGLGRVLPLRRGLRLSIASLAVAAAVIGFGSYGGATIVQQGRDLGTTIKDQAGTVTGWLSERGIDVPSLAPQGGGKDGSTDAGQREGGLGGLANGLLKGGSSMVSDAGSVLGPAAAVILGLFDALGNVLVIAFLGLAFAADPKAYRDGVVRFVPPAKRWRASQVLDGAGETLRHWLFGQLIIMAVIFLCTWAGLAFLGIGGALILGLQAGLLAFVPTVGPLVAGLVIVLAALASGTKAVIGAIGVYLAVQCLESYGLTPFIQKRALDIPPATIFAGQLILGVIFGLWGIALALPLMAVIKVLLEQLYVEDTLHEQPSS